TTAGTCACATTTTCCTCACAGCAGCCAAAGTTTTCATGAGACCATCGTGGCTGAATGGAGCAGCCTTGATGGACCTCGTGGGCAGGATACCGGACAATGAACTGCCACTGTGTTTTCCAGCCTGGGTGACACTCAGCAGGCTGGTGCCACTTTCACAATCATGCTTTGTCACAACGCTGAGACACAAAAGGTGCTGCTCGCTTATACAGGCTGTGACGTCAGCTCCTTGCACAATGCCGGAGTTCTCAGCGCAGGATATTGATTAGGGTTGGAAACACGGTGAGTGACATCAGCTTATGGATCCGCGACAAAATGGACGACAGCCTCCGTAACGGAATGGATGGAATACAACTCAGCAGCTGCATTGCCCAGAAAATATTGAACCTGGgccagaggactgcagcagaGGATCCACATTGAAAATCAATAGCGGGCCACATTCCACCGCATGTGCTAATGCGTGCTTCCAGGACCCGACATACACTCTCCTGTGGCTGTTACATCATCAGACACGTTCGTCAGTAAGTACTGACAGTAAATATTAGTGTGTAACAAACTCAGGGACGATAAGGTGAGTaaactggaaaataaataatgtctgaatttgctttttccttcttccagcattacacaaacaaactgaacatatCTGAGATCACAAGATATTTTGAATTCAGTTTCATGATTGCTGAAGGCCTCCTCTGTGGAACCAGAGGGGACGAGGAGCTGCTCTTTGCTTttgcagtgctgctgttgatgctgatgaCTCCCAAAACCTCTGGACCCAACATGTCACCCTCAgcagctgctccctctgctgtggACGCTCCTCTACTGCATTCAGCTTAGGGAACAAGTTTCCTTCACTACTTTATTGGGGAATTAACcacaataaattaaatattaaagataCAGGTTTTAGAGCACGGCACCAGAGGAAAGGCAGATCAGATGTTTAAATTTCTTCCCATTGCCACAGTTCATCTGAATAACATGCAATTCACCATCTAACATCCTCTCATTCAACCTGTACACTTCTTCACTAAGCAGAATCTAAAGTTCAAAggaacatttctaaaaaaaaaaaaatcagatttatgACACCCTTAATAATAACCTATGCATGTCAAAAGCTTATAATTTCTGAAGATGAGTGAAGTCAAAGTATGATGTTGCAACAAATTTTTCTCAATGaatgttttggtgttttattcCACTGTTAACAGAAATTAACCTTGTCTGTCTGCCAgttaaagcatgaaaaatatgcaaaaaaaaaaaaacacttctccCGAGTCAGCGTGTCTGATCTTCAACCATATACTGATGCAACTCAACGTGAGCGTTGGGTAGAGTTTTAATAAAATCGGTGGTGTGAATAATGAAAAGTTAGGGAGCTTGTGAGAAAAAGCTTGCATTAAtgaatttaataaaaataagaaaagcatCAGCACAATTTGATCTctgcaataaaaatgttattgagGCTGTTTCCCAGTCAGAGACCTTCTTCAAACATGAACAGGAAATACGTTTGAAGGTCTCTGACTAAAGGCTCGTCTCTATAAATGACAGTGTTAATAACATGTCACAAGTTGTTAGGTTCATTAGTGTAAGGTCAGTCTGAGCCGCTTGCCCTTTCACAAAGTTGGACAACTTAATTATTGTATGTGGCAAGTTGTCAGTCAGTCTTTGAGCATCACCAGGAAAGAGTGAGACCAACAGAGAGCAGATACCGAGTGCTGACGCTCGAGGACTGAAAACTCACTTCGATAAATATCACACAGATTGTTTGCACAGATGCTTTTCTCGgcttcagcagctccagcaaATGCTCGTGAGGTGAGCAGCGAACCTGATGGAGAGAAACTGGTCAAAATGAAAGCGGCAGCAGACATCTAGACATTGAGTGCCTTAGTATACAACCTtaggtaaaaaagaaaaaacagtaaaaaccaAACGCAGCGGTTGTACAGTGCTCCCGAGCCCATGAAGTGCCATCCTTTATACAATCATGTTTTACAAAGCGGTGAGTCTCGCCCTCCGTTGTGTTCTACACAGTGACCCAATGTTCTTTTAAACTGGGTTTTAAGTCGAGGTCCAAAGCAGTTAAacatcccacaatgcaactcaacagCATCTTTTCTTAGAGCAGAATCTGAAACAGGTCTAATGACATCACCAGggtcatcttctcctccagagcCCCGGAGGACATTATGCAACGGGTTTCACAGGCTGAGTAGTACTCTCCGGGATGAGTAATGTccatatgtaaaaatgtgtggaGTGCCCTTTTTAAATTCCTCCGCAGTGAACCTCTGCATACACACAACTCAAGCTGCAGCGacaaaggaagggaaaaaaagccaaagagCACACATCCCAGACAGTAAACAGGGgtctattttattttgaacGAGTCTTTTAATTAATGCATTTCAAGTACTCCAAAAATTACATCTCTTTGCACAATACaatttgaaatctttttttttttttttttagtaaaaatgttcaaagtgaACAAAAATTTCCGATACTGtataaaacacagtgaacatTAAAATCAGACAGTAGTATTACTTTTTAATCTTGTGTTCTTTCGGCCTACATCACCTACAACATTTCAACtcaatttggacatttttcagtGCACGTTTATCTAAAAACTTTTACCAAGACTAcgaaattaaaaagaaaagtaaatttACAGGCATTATTCTTCTGCTCGTCTACCCAAACCATGCCACAGgataacaaagacaaaaatgagaatgtAACATTAACTCCATCACCCTGAATTGTTTTTACCACTGATGATGGTGGAGAAAAGTATCATAAGCAAACTCCATTTCCACTAGCACATATAAGAACATAAATAACttagaagaaaaggaaagtttgTCACATATGAACATCTTTGAACAACTTACTCTGGAATAAGAATACAAAAAATGGAACAGAtgtatcaaaatgtaattttcattttcaaatgaaatgcaaattttTCCCAAGTACTGTACAAGTTTACATGTTTAATTCTCCAGGCTTAACAGGTGTGATCCAGCCTGGAagatgaaattttaaaaagagcTCCATTTTTGTACAGACATGAGAAGTTATAGCAACTGCCGACCCGCCTAGTTCATCTGCCATGTGAAATAAACTGTTAACTGTGAGACACACTGTTTTCTAAAGTCCCCTCCAGAGCACATGTGGGATTATAACAAGCATCAGGACAGTGTTGTAGGATATTAGCTGTGATTAGTATTGCATACATTTAGAAATAATAATGCCAAGATCAAATGAAGTCTGAGCACAAAAAGTGGAATATGTGATGCAAGATTCTCGAGCTTTTTAAGTCCGTGACAAACCTTTTCGCCCACATCCCAAATCCTTTTGGTGGGTGAAACGTTTGCAGGGTAAATAAAATCCTGGGATTTTTATGACCCAATCATGTAATCTCTCCGTTAGTGTCATCATGCTATAATTTTCCAAAGTGCCCCTCTTGGTCTGCCGCGGGcgaggggaggaagaaaaacacctgAGGTCAACCatccttttcatttcttccatttAAAGTGGCTCCAGAAGCTTCACAGGTTGCTTCCTGTGATTAATAAAAACCTGTCCACAACGATCAGCTGTATAAAGTTATATGGCACGCTGATGTAAACTCACACGGACGCCTGCACTCATGAGCTCTAAAGGGGATCCTGTCCGAGAAGAAATCTGACCGGGAGATATTGGTGGGTGAGCTgtttgacaagaaaaacaacgacaacaacaacaacaaaaaattcaAAAGAAGCTGCTTGTTTCCTGTGAAACTAGTGAGCACACTGAGGAACGTGTGAATAGTGTGACAATACTGCTGCGTTACACTGATCCTTCCACTCGTTTTTAAGACTAACATTAATAGCTGTCAAAGAAAAATAGTGTTGAGTGACATACAAACATTACAGACCTTGGTCAATTAATAgtcacatttaataaatgtgtctgCATGCCCACATTGAAAAGTTCTTAGATTTCGCTATCTGAAGAATAACAATGATTtaatcttacatttttttttttttgttttgtttttacatccaCACCGgagtcatttttaaatttgtttccaCACCCATGTAAACTAACTCTTTAACATGATACACTCTCACTTCTAAACTAAGCCACAGCAGCCTTCACGTCACCTTGTCTTCATATCTGAGCAGGtagaatcatcatcatcatcagttagTGGTTATTCATTCTTCATCATTAAAAGCAAATCGGTAAAGACAATTAAAGGTGAACCAAACAAGGTTATCTTCCCTTTCTGTTCCCGCATGACTCCTTACCTCACCTAGCTTGTTACACATGATGTTAgcaagacaataaaaaaaaaagatgtaaaaggGGATCTTGAACAAAGAAGGCCTGAAAAGTGGGATATGGTGACCTTGTTCGAATTCAAAATCTAGCAATCTAACGAAAGTGAAAGAGATCCACCTGATTAGACGACTGTGCAGAGAGCTTGCTAGCGTCACATCCTCAACAGCAACGTCCGAGGACCTCATCACAACCTTCATTCCTCCAATAATGTGTTAAGAGTCCTGAGAGCACTAACcgaaaaataaaagaaaaaaaagtgaagaattacacatttacagtagAAGAAATAGTTTGTTTTCACTTATGATACACTAAATATGTACAGTCACATGCAGAAAGACTGTCTGCACGAGAGACCGGAGCCTGTGTCTTTTGCCGTTTGACATGTGTAAATCACAAAAGTGCCGCAAATCCCCGCTGAGTGTCTCTCAATCCTGGCTAGAATggcgaaaaaagaaaaagcacgGAACAATTCACCAGCAGCCACGGGCGTGTCACTCAAGAAGACGTTGCAATAGAAcgaaaaacacatcacagaatgTACTAAAGCTACACATGATTCCTTAACTCCTTGGCACtccttaaaggaaaaaaaaaaaaaaaaaaaaggtggaaaaagatGCTAGATCACACTGCATTGGAAATGGCTGATGGTCGAGTCCACTCCACAAAGAGCCAGTAAAGTTGCTAGataattgttttctctttttcactgtgtctgttttttgtctgtagATGGAGGATATGATGATGAGCAACAACCATGTCAGGCTTTTCTTTGGATGGAGTGACGCTTTTGTTTCCCACTGTAGGCACAAGGAGGAGCCAAGGcattggggggaggggggcgggaTGCAGGGTCTCAGCGTCTCATCTGGCCCATCTGATAGTTCTCTCTCGGCTGACGGTGGTGCCTCTGGGGCTGCGCCTGCCGCTGAGGCTGCCTCTGAGCTTGCCGCTGGCCGCCGTGCCCGCCATGTCCGCCGTGCCCGCCGTGTCCGCCGTGCTGGTGGGAGTGCGGGTGCTGAGACTGGTGCTGCACCTGGGAGTTAGCATGCTGCTGCGCTCGCCGCCTCTTCAAAGTGCCTGTTAGGAGAGAGGTAGTTAATTGTGCTTGTTAAAAACACGGCTAAGTGCAGCTAAATTGCACCTAGTGACACTCTGTTACCGGTTCCCACACTGTGAGAGATGAGCCTATTAAAATCGTGGTTATAGACTGTGTCACCCTTGTGCGATGTCAATTTGGCTGCATGTCAGATGATATGACGCTACTGCACCGCTCTCATGTTATGCAGCAACGCAATCAAACAAGCTATAGCTGTGGTGCTGAcaccaggaggaggacagcGTGGGCCACTCATGGAAAATGAAAGCATTGATGCTTGTTGGcgtattttgtgttatttcaaaTTACACTCCAAATGGTTTGgttctttcctctgtgacagctTAAAATCACACAGTATACCGAGGCTTTAATGGGCATGGTAATAAAGGAGATGTTGCTCCAGAGACTCAAGGTGTGTTCATTACATTAACAAGAACATGAGTgccaaaaggaaaataaaataaaatgaaaacaattttaaataaCACTGTGACCGTTGTGATCCTTTCATCAAGGTGTACTCAGGTTGGTTGCTTACCTACAGAATAATCTATGAACAAGGCAGTGAATTGTGACCGCATCATAACATTATAATACGAGTTCCCATTTGCTCATGATTGTACATACACTAAGAACTGTGACAGTCTGGGTCATTGTTTCTGAGTTATGATTTACCTTCTGTTATCTTTATCTTTGTCGGTTTTCAGCGACATAAAATGCTGTTAACGTGTGTACAAAAtacctgtgtatgtgtggacaGGGCCTTAGAATGGGAGATTAATTAGCAACAATGAAGCAAATTCATTAACAATTTGACTGCAAACCTCATAGTGAACATCTTAAAAAAACTTACCcgtttgttttttctaactATGGATGTGACAGATGTAACAAACAggccattttattttcatgggATGGTTGTACTATcacaaacactgtcaacacaacaaccctaaaaaaacaactgaacaagtTTAAGAGCAGTGGAGTGGCAGGAGGTACATCAATAATGAAGAAATCCATGTAAACTGTGCATACACCACTTCAGTAACGTTGTTTGCCAGCCTGAGGAAAACCTTTTTATGAATAAAGAATTCTGTAGTGTGCTTGGCTGTCTTTGCAAATCTCTGGACTCACCTGGAAGTGGTTTGGGAGGGGGTAGCTTGGGGTTACTGCTTGGGGTGTGCACACTGCAGATCTTAATGAAGCCAGCCATGAGCATGATAAGGGCAATACCCATTAATAACACTGCCCACCAGTGCGCCTGGAGAAGAGAATCAAGCACAAATTAACGACAATCGACCAAAAAACGTAACATAATAATAAACTCACCATCTAATCAGAGTCAAGTTACGTACCACGATCCACTCTGCAATGTTCTCATAGAGCTCTGGGTTGAAGATGGCCTTCTTCAGCCTGGCCAGCGGTCCATCTGCATCCACCAGACGGCACTTCATGAACACGTCACAATATCCCTTAAAGTCGTTGCAGGGCGAGCCGGCCGGAAGCGTGGTCACCTTCTTATTGAAGAAACGAGCCAGGCGCTCTGACCCTGTGCTGCTGCAAGTGTTGGGATTcactgaggaaaacaaatcacagacagtcaacacaattaaaatgacaaagatgaaaaaagttTAGTTTACAaggtgggtaaaaaaaaaaaaaaaatgactcactcTTCTCCATGCAGCACACATGGCAAAGCTCAGTCTCGTCTTTGCCATCTTGGCTGGCACAGGTGCAAGCCTCGAGCCCGTACTTCTCACAGATGGAGCCGGAGCAGCCCTGTGGGGGAGGAGCATGAGGGCAGGCGAGATCAGACACCGACTGTTATCAATATAAAGTTGCTATGACAACCAGTTCTACCAGGTGCGAAGTCTTGACCCACTCACCCCGTTGAGGCAGACTTGAGTCTCTCCATGGCAGGCTGTGAAGTTAGCCTTGGGCTCAGACGTGGGGCACTGGGCACTGACGCCATTACACATGCCCTGGTGAGCGCACTCCGACTCCTCTCTGCACTTCTCATTACGACCCTTGTAGGAACAGTCAGGTGTACAACAAGGACCCTGGCTGGGACTGGTGGGAAAGATCCGATGACAAATTGTCAAAAATGAGCGGGTAGATCATTAGAATGTTCAGGCAAACAAAAACTGAGAGCGATGATCTACCTGCACACTTTGTTGGGCTTTAACTTGCACTTCTTATTGTCTGCCTGGTTGGCGTCATAGCAGCACTGATCCCTGCACTGATCACTGTAGCCACAGTCGCACTCCTCTCCTGGCTCCACCAGGCCATTACCACAGATGGGCTGGCCAGACTCTGTTTatggaaggaaaaaataaacagtcagaATCCCAACActgaacatgttgtttttatactttGACTTCTTGTACCGGGGACAACAAATGTAGGGGAAATCATTTCTTATGAAAACTGTCATTAcaaaaaccaaccaaacaaagacaaacaacaaagagaatgagcagctgaaataaacaggcaacattaaagtgttttttttttaaggaaaaaaaaaaagaaaagacagactcTTCAGAGAGCCCAATAACAATACACTCAACAAACACTCCTCATCAGCTTGTTTGAGGAAAAGTGTAAAGCAGTACGGGTGTTCCGACAGATATTGGCATCAAAACACTTATATGTTCCAGTCATATCAGCTCAGACGGATGTGCGCAGGACTTTGAACAGAATGAGCAAAACAAATTAAGCTTTTAAGGAATGCCAGTCATATGGTTAGCAAGTGAATTAGTGGCTTTTAAGAATGTTTTTCTATGATGATGAGTTGACTGTTGTATTAAGCGTGAGAAAAGCACTTCAAACATTCCACGACACTGTCCAAATTCAGTCGGTAAAAATAACACTGGACTAAAGCCATTACCAGCCAATATGATCGTGCATCCCTAGTTGCCTGAATTATTTCAGAAATAAGGCACTGGGGCTTAAATCTCTCGTCAGtaaagggaaaaggagaaacAGATTAATAATATGGTTTGGATCTATAAAGAAAGATGAACAGAGGAACGTACCCACAAAACAGTTGCCCCTCTTTTTCTCCAGAACCTGGCTGATGTTGCGCACGCTACAGACGGAGAACTTATTATTGTTGAGCTTGTCTCCGGATGTAGCTCTTGCATACATTATATAATTGCCCTTCTCCTTCTTGTCTTGGCTCTTGGATTCTCCCGGGGTGCACTCGGATCCAGAGTCGTGCTGAGAGCgagaaaggggaagaaaaatcTCAGGTTAAAAGCAGAAGGGACAAAGTGTATGAGCTTAATAAAATCCTTCACACCGTGCATGAATGTGTGGCACATCTAAGCAACTCACCGGGGAGCCAAAGTTGTGTCCTACTTCATGTGCAAAAGTGATATGAGAGACTTTTGGAGGTACGTGGGAGGCGTAGTTCTGCACAGTGATTATACCAGTGTTGAGAGACTTCTTTTTTCCATCTGAGTACAGCTTGCTTTTTTCACAGATTCCTCCAGAGCTCCCTGGGAATGAAAAGCACAAGTTGGAACAAACCTTCCAAACCACAGCCACGGAACATGAAGGGTTTTGCTCACTGGAGAGGAAGAATCAGATTAATGTCACAACAATTTTTCGATTACACATTCCAAGTGACATAATGGCTTACTTCAAAACCTAATGAGCCTGATTTATCAACATGGTTACAGTACATGCTAAATTAAAATTCCGTTAGTTGTACCCGGCAGGAGACGCATAACCTCCTACAGAAAATTAAAGTTTCCAGCAGcgcaatatttttaaaaacttcaaaTTAAGGAGGCAGCACAGAGAACATCTTAGCTGAGATTTCAACGCATCAATCACAGAGTGCACGAAACCTTTGGGAATCATCGCATCTGCATGTTGTCTGAGTTGATATTTGGAGCTGCAGTTCTTTCTCGTAACAGTCTGAATCAATTAGCATTTGAATTCTTAAACACTTTTTCTTGTGGTGGCGGCAAAATGCAGATAAGCTACAATgaatttatattgtttttccAAGAATAATCTTGGGTGTAAAGATCAGCTTATAATGAGCCTGCAGCCCAGTACAAACAATATGATGTTGTGTGTaatggtttaaaaatgtcagctcCTGTTTGCTATGGATGCACTCATATCTGGCTTTAAAAACAAGGgggcgcttttttttttgcactcgcTTTTCACAGatgacacactgactgtgtgtcatCATTCAGTACCTGAGGGGGCTCCAACCCAGGCCAAACCCAACACCCCGTCATCAAAATCTCTGTCTGTGAAAACGTAGGCCAAGCAGTAGTCGTCATGGTTCTGCTCCGAGTTCAGCTCCAGGAACTTCTCAACCCCGATGTTGGCGAAGCGGAACGGGTTGGACCTGTCCCTCTCGTCATTGGTGGTGTTTATCTACGAAAGAGGATCAAGATGAGTTCAGGGGGAATATGGACCAAATCTTAAACGTAAACTTAAAATCAGTGAGAGACTTACCCTGATCCTTTTCACCATGAAGCTAATGTTACGAATGCCCATGAAATCTGTGCCCTGATAGATGGCATCAATGGCCTTGACATGACTGGAGATCTGAAAGAGTAAAACAACAGATTCAAATCTATACTGTCTGCAGCtatgatgatgaaaacattaaGTGTAAAGTATGCTTGTAGAATAAAGCAGTAAATAGTAAGAAACTGGTTTCACGGCTTGGTGTTGGctaaaataaaacccaaaatgaaaatctgatGCTTTCTTCATCGTACTCTACAGTGTTTTGAATGACTCAATCTGACAGTGTTGCAGCGTTGCTCTCCTTTACCACCATCCTCTCAACAGTACAATTAttctgtgagtgtgaatgtgaaaaatcaTTTGGAGGCTCAAGTAACTGACTCTGAGATCAAACAATGAggctgacaaaacacacaaattcactgagctcctaATGCAGCAAACCAGTCATCTCTGCACTCTTATTCCCAAAGAGCAGTGTACAAAAACATTCAGGTTGCAGCATGTCATTTTTAGcttacacaaacagacaccatCTCTGGTTAAAATGACGGGTCGTATCAGCTGTCACTACTGAATGCTTATTCTATGAGTAACCCGATCAAAGTCAAGCTACTGTCTGTGCCTAAACAAAGAGTGTTTATGTGGGAAGAACCTCTCCCCTGTAATACCACTGAACAATCAGAGTGGACTGAATGTTTCTGCAGTTGAACAACTCCAACAGAGTGATACATCTTCTCTCTGGCAGATCGCGTCACGTCACTTTCAGGAGCAGAAACCTCCTGATTAAACTTTCATTCACATCATATCAATGATTCAAGCTGATAAACTTCACAGTTTTGAACCGCGACTCTCAGTGTTTGGATCAAGTAGCTAAAgagaaataatgataataacattcTGTAGTCTACAACTGTTGTTTCAATGAGTCAGATACAGATTTTAACAAGTACTGGATGGAACTGTATTAGCAGATACACAATATCAATAACTATGTAATCATTTTGTATAACCAGTTGCCCAGTAAATATTATTCTCCTCTTCTCTGGATTGTCAGACTGTTTGACACAAACATGACTATGTGTATGGTGTGCACAGTCAGTAGGTTAGCTTATGTTAACGAACTTTGACATGTTGACTTGATTTCTATAAAACATCTGAGGAGTAGTAATGTCACTTTTTTGTCtaattttaaagaaattgttATAACTCTTGAGAACTATACATACAGGCTTTCTAGCacagagttagatgagaagattaacGTCACTCACATCTTAACATGAAGCAACTGCCTgcagtcagttagcttagcttacaaTAAAAGGCACAGGATCCAAACAAACTCTGTTTAAACGGTAGCTTATCATGCCTACTAGCACCTCTACACCTCACAAAATAAGATATATCTGATTGGAAAGGATGGTACTGATCTTCTAATTTAACTCTGGTGTATGAATGAATACacatatttccaaaaatgtcaaaatacgAAAAGATTCCATATTTCCATTGGAATGATAATTTCATGGACATTTGCTATCTGTTCTGTGTTTCCAGGCTTCACACAGCAAACCAGGCATTAGTGCGTACgtgcatttaaaatgatgattttgttttgtaagcGTTATGAGTCACCCCTTGCACTGAATAAGAGGTGTTATTATTCCAATACTAATTAGCCTTTACACTCTCAGATGTGAGTGCTGGTTAAAAATAAGCCCCTCCACCAATATCAGACAAAAATCCAACACACTAACTGTGTAAATCTAATTCTAATAGTACTACAGAGGCGTGTGTTAACTGAGTGACGGTGATAGTGTATTACCTGAGCAATGACAGCCTCTCTGGTCTTGTAGTACTTGAAGAACAGGTGGTCAGTCTGAATGAAAAGCTGGCAGGTGTTCTTCTCGACCTGCGccatcctcctctttctcagCAGCACGGGGTCATTGGAGCCCGCCTCAGTGTGGAGCTCCTGGTGTGAGCGGAGCCGGAGAGCAGCAAATAGACAGttgaataaaacatatatatagcatttttaaaccaaacactggctaaataaataatgtcCAGTATTTTTAGGCTGTGGTTTTTCCCGCTGCAGTATGTTCATGAAGTGCAGCTCTGCTAAGAACATACTGTGCTGTATAAGTGACATACAAGATTAGGTGAGAAAAAGGGATGGAATTATCAGAAAACATTGAACGTCAAATTAAGGAATATTTTTGTTTGGAATAACATATATtggaaaaacactttcaaatcttAATCTAActaaaattactttttttatgtttcctcATGTTTCCTGGCAACAGTCTTTGCCTGGAACAGGCAGATAAAAGTCACAACCATCCAAACTTAACTGTTTAATACTGCTTATTCATAAAGTTTTAATATACAACATTTCCACAGGGATGATACGTCAATGGCATTGAATTAAATATAGGGCAGATACATGAATTTCTCACTTTCATTGACATTGCAAGACACAGGGTTTTGTGGTCATTCTTGTAAATTTCTGAGGGAAAAAATATGGatcttgatttatttatttatttatttattcaaatcagGCAGATTTATGTGGCTGGTCTCTATGAATGAGTCCAGTTATATGTGGAtacaaagaaaatgcaaatatagCAGATTTAAATGAGTTTTATTTGATGGTGTATTAGGCCCGATTGTGTTTAAGAGGACTGCTGGGTCTTGGCAGAGGTGTGCGCTCTACTGCCgcattctattttatttcttcaattGAAACCAGCTTCTTGTTAGTCATGCAGGCATCCATTTATTGTGCTGAGAAAGATTATTGTCATCAATCAATCTAACTTCAAACTGCAAACAGAGACCCAAGAAAGAGGCATCCATGGGTATCGCTGACCCCGACTATGTGCTCTGAGACACTGTAAGGGTTTACTGTGGTGTGTGGTGATTTTCACCTTGGGTGGCTTGTCTATGGCGGAGGTTTGGTACTTCTTCATCCTTTCAAACACAGAGCTATCAGCACAGCCTCCCTCTGGGCCGTACTTGTGCGGGtagtctgagagagagaggcagacaaaacaCTGTTAGGATTATGGGAGACAATGTTAGCTACTTAACCCCCTGAGTCACTCTATTTCGGGCGCTATTCATGATCAGCTAATGGATGTACTTACACGCCACTTGAGCCTAGCACTGCTATGTGAGCTGCTACATCCCTGTCGCTCTCATTAGTGATTCCtctcacatttctgtttaatttgcCCCTTAGCCACATACTATATGTACACAGACGATTTCAAATTAGGGGGTGCCAGGGTAGTGAAGTTGGTTTTGTGCTCACTATCAGTACCAACATTGTAAATACTGCTAAAATGAGCCAGTAGCCCCAGAGAAAGATTGTGTTACTCAGCTAATGAGCACCTCGGGTATCTGTGCTACCTGGAGGGCGATCACACCAGTCTGCCTCCCCAAAGCTCAGCTGTCCTAACCTCGCACTTCCTTGatgatacatttacatacacatgCGTCCAATTACACGTTCTCTATGATGACAAGAAAATGGCCTGTCAAATTATTTGTGTAGCAGAAGTTGCTGGGGACTCACGTATATCGTCTTCATGATAGATGACTGAGTGGAAAGGTACGTCTTTTCCCTCCAGGTATCTCTCTGCAGGCTCCACATAGTAGGTGCCGTGGTAGCTCTGAATGAAGCCCTCAAATTTACCATCCACAATGGCACCATGAGTCAGGGTACCTTTCTCACCTGGGAATCCAAATTACAGAGTTATAGGTGTAAGGGGATTCACAAAAAGATCAGGCATTCACGTAcaagacaaacataaaacagcagaCATGTAA
This sequence is a window from Acanthopagrus latus isolate v.2019 chromosome 8, fAcaLat1.1, whole genome shotgun sequence. Protein-coding genes within it:
- the LOC119023933 gene encoding disintegrin and metalloproteinase domain-containing protein 10-like: MDLADMLLLKVFLFVYLLNCTQGHYRNPLNKYIRHYEGLSYDTELVHSNHQRAKRALSHEDKFLHLDFHAHGRHFNLRMKRDTTLFAQDLKVDVSGEEIPFDTSHIYTGEIFGEKGTLTHGAIVDGKFEGFIQSYHGTYYVEPAERYLEGKDVPFHSVIYHEDDIHYPHKYGPEGGCADSSVFERMKKYQTSAIDKPPKELHTEAGSNDPVLLRKRRMAQVEKNTCQLFIQTDHLFFKYYKTREAVIAQISSHVKAIDAIYQGTDFMGIRNISFMVKRIRINTTNDERDRSNPFRFANIGVEKFLELNSEQNHDDYCLAYVFTDRDFDDGVLGLAWVGAPSGSSGGICEKSKLYSDGKKKSLNTGIITVQNYASHVPPKVSHITFAHEVGHNFGSPHDSGSECTPGESKSQDKKEKGNYIMYARATSGDKLNNNKFSVCSVRNISQVLEKKRGNCFVESGQPICGNGLVEPGEECDCGYSDQCRDQCCYDANQADNKKCKLKPNKVCSPSQGPCCTPDCSYKGRNEKCREESECAHQGMCNGVSAQCPTSEPKANFTACHGETQVCLNGGCSGSICEKYGLEACTCASQDGKDETELCHVCCMEKMNPNTCSSTGSERLARFFNKKVTTLPAGSPCNDFKGYCDVFMKCRLVDADGPLARLKKAIFNPELYENIAEWIVAHWWAVLLMGIALIMLMAGFIKICSVHTPSSNPKLPPPKPLPGTLKRRRAQQHANSQVQHQSQHPHSHQHGGHGGHGGHGGHGGQRQAQRQPQRQAQPQRHHRQPRENYQMGQMRR